The Diprion similis isolate iyDipSimi1 chromosome 11, iyDipSimi1.1, whole genome shotgun sequence genome includes a region encoding these proteins:
- the LOC124412523 gene encoding eukaryotic translation initiation factor 4 gamma 2 isoform X2 — MYAQLCKRLSDEAPNFEPQKPNVEGQKPQSTFKQLLLNKCKLEFENRSKAHEAFDGQDDLAPEEEELRQLAKRKMLGNIKFIGELGKLEIVSESILHLCIRQLLPERRRGGSRGDMAKDIECLCQIMRTCGRILDSDKARGLMNQYFRRMSVLAESSDLPLRIRFMLRDVIELRRDGWVPRKATSTEGPMPINLIRNDNDDSSRGGGYHRRDDRPSSDIFRKMRGLDDMLSSISLSSHSFSIGPAPFSSNGYSGPGNVGYGRHNQRNQPNHYQNQNRHQNNYQGKHNHNQQQQNSPHNYNNNGNKEQSRLNRKILIKQHSEEVSLRPAANSMVFSANMKPPNLPLNSRIGLFPGHASEALLASAGSLKASPPLLHKDPSPAIVIKQGPVEKRDKVRDRKDKGPSKEEVLKKMNALMDEYVNHGNVQDALTAFKDHKVPERFLRHVIYVFYSNTLDRGDTERELAGKFVVELKKEGLVNGQQILEGWKELVSSMDERESTIPCVASHVASITAKTIVDNLMQLTDLASVTENGQHHPLFLLTLQQLHKTQGKARLMQIFNESKVNLMSQLPEVEKTKERLGKILEDRELTFLYPLLRIQREIGRQLESDPSPNALYKWIKEKLDPSHHSDPSFINALITVLLKYITQETTLGPGVDPESPVDKALAEKERALLEKYGRVLESFLPTIDSQVTAVHALQVFCYSHKFPKGMLLRWFIALYEMEVVDEEAFMKWKEDVTDDYPGKGQALFQVNSWLTWLQDASSEEEEDDGDN, encoded by the exons ATGTACGCACAGCTGTGCAAGCGGCTGTCCGACGAAGCTCCAAACTTTGAACCTCAGAAACCAAACGTTGAAGGTCAAAAACCCCAAAGCACATTTAAACAGCTGTTACTTAACAAGTGCAAGCTCGAGTTTGAAAATCGATCAAAGGCTCACGAGGCATTCGATGGTCAGGATGATTTGGCcccggaggaggaggagctcCGTCAGTTGGCAAAACGCAAGATGCTCGGTAACATCAAATTCATCGGGGAGTTGGGAAAATTGGAAATCGTATCGGAATCTATCCTACACCTGTGCATTCGGCAGTTACTGCCGGAGAGACGGAGGGGGGGATCCAGGGGGGACATGGCCAAGGATATCGAATGTCTGTGCCAGATTATGCGTACTTGCGGACGCATTCTGGACTCGGACAAGGCCCGTGGTCTCATGAATCAGTACTTCAGACGCATGAGCGTCTTGGCAGAGAGCAGCGACCTACCCCTGCGCATCCGTTTTATGTTACGCGATGTCATTGAGTTGCGTCGCGATGGCTGGGTGCCACGAAAGGCTACCAGTACCGAGGGACCTATGCCCATCAATCTGATCCGCAATGACAACGATGACTCGTCTAGGGGTGGCGGTTATCACAGGCGAGACGATCGCCCTAGCAGCGACATCTTTAGGAAAATGCGAGGCCTTGACGATATGTTGAGTAGTATCTCACTAAGCTCCCATTCCTTCAGCATAGGACCCGCACCGTTTAGTTCTAATGGCTATTCGGGACCTGGTAACGTCGGCTACGGACGACACAACCAGCGCAATCAACCCAACCATTACCAAAATCAGAATCGTCATCAGAACAATTACCAGGGGAAGCACAATCACAATCAGCAACAACAGAACTCTCCCCATAATTACAACAACA ATGGTAACAAAGAGCAGTCTAGATTGAATAGGAAGATACTGATAAAACAACACTCAGAGGAAGTGTCTCTTAGGCCTGCAGCCAATTCAATGGTATTCAGCGCCAACATGAAGCCTCCAAACTTACCTCTGAACAGCA GGATAGGTCTCTTCCCAGGACATGCATCTGAGGCTTTGCTCGCATCGGCTGGTTCTCTAAAGGCTAGCCCACCGTTGCTGCACAAGGATCCGTCACCGGCGATTGTGATCAAGCAGGGTCCGGTAGAGAAACGTGACAAAGTACGCGACAGAAAGGATAAGGGACCTTCCAAGGAGGAGgtgttgaagaaaatgaacGCTCTTATGGACGAATACGTTAATCATGGAAATGTCCAGGATGCGTTAACGGCTTTCAAGGATCACAAAGTACCAGAAAGATTCTTACGTCACGTCATCTATGTATTTTATTCCAACACGCTCGATCGAGGTGATACGGAGCGCGAACTTGCCGGCAAGTTTGTTGTCGAATTGAAGAAGGAAGGGCTTGTTAACGGGCAACAGATACTCGAGGGATGGAAGGAACTCGTCAGCAGTATGGACGAGAGGGAGAGCACCATCCCATGCGTAGCATCTCACGTCGCCTCCATTACAGCTAAAACTATAGTTGACAATCTCATGCAGCTGACTGATCTCGCTTCAGTAACGGAGAACGGGCAACATCATCCTCTCTTCCTTTTGACTCTCCAGCAGTTGCACAAGACTCAGGGAAAAGCTAGGCTCATGCAGATATTCAACGAAAGTAAGGTCAACCTGATGAGTCAGCTGCCAGAGGTGGAGAAGACTAAGGAAAGGCTCGGCAAGATCCTTGAGGATAGGGAATTGACGTTTCTCTACCCTCTGCTCAGGATCCAAAGGGAGATAGGGAGACAACTCGAGTCTGATCCCAGCCCTAACGCCCTATACAAGTGGATCAAGGAGAAACTTGACCCTTCGCATCACTCCGATCCAAGCTTCATCAATGCTCTGATCACTGTGCTCCTCAAATATATCACACAG GAGACAACATTAGGTCCGGGTGTCGACCCAGAGTCCCCCGTGGACAAGGCTCTAGCGGAGAAAGAACGTGCGTTGTTAGAAAAGTACGGCCGCGTTCTCGAGTCCTTCCTACCGACCATCGATTCTCAAGTGACTGCCGTTCACGCTCTTCAGGTATTCTGCTATTCGCACAAATTCCCCAAGGGGATGTTACTGCGATGGTTCATAGCTCTTTACGAAATGGAAGTCGTCGACGAGGAGGCCTTCATGAAGTGGAAGGAGGATGTTACCGATGATTATCCTGGCAAAGGACAAGCCCTCTTCCAG GTAAATTCCTGGCTGACATGGCTTCAGGACGCATCTtcggaagaggaggaggatgacGGGGACAACTAA
- the LOC124412523 gene encoding eukaryotic translation initiation factor 4 gamma 2 isoform X1, producing the protein MPSRDEIRSLSTKRRWIPPSTIRRDALTQESRNDLIFRKVRGILNKLTPEKFAKLSNDLLDVELNSDVILKGVILLIFDKALDEPKYSSMYAQLCKRLSDEAPNFEPQKPNVEGQKPQSTFKQLLLNKCKLEFENRSKAHEAFDGQDDLAPEEEELRQLAKRKMLGNIKFIGELGKLEIVSESILHLCIRQLLPERRRGGSRGDMAKDIECLCQIMRTCGRILDSDKARGLMNQYFRRMSVLAESSDLPLRIRFMLRDVIELRRDGWVPRKATSTEGPMPINLIRNDNDDSSRGGGYHRRDDRPSSDIFRKMRGLDDMLSSISLSSHSFSIGPAPFSSNGYSGPGNVGYGRHNQRNQPNHYQNQNRHQNNYQGKHNHNQQQQNSPHNYNNNGNKEQSRLNRKILIKQHSEEVSLRPAANSMVFSANMKPPNLPLNSRIGLFPGHASEALLASAGSLKASPPLLHKDPSPAIVIKQGPVEKRDKVRDRKDKGPSKEEVLKKMNALMDEYVNHGNVQDALTAFKDHKVPERFLRHVIYVFYSNTLDRGDTERELAGKFVVELKKEGLVNGQQILEGWKELVSSMDERESTIPCVASHVASITAKTIVDNLMQLTDLASVTENGQHHPLFLLTLQQLHKTQGKARLMQIFNESKVNLMSQLPEVEKTKERLGKILEDRELTFLYPLLRIQREIGRQLESDPSPNALYKWIKEKLDPSHHSDPSFINALITVLLKYITQETTLGPGVDPESPVDKALAEKERALLEKYGRVLESFLPTIDSQVTAVHALQVFCYSHKFPKGMLLRWFIALYEMEVVDEEAFMKWKEDVTDDYPGKGQALFQVNSWLTWLQDASSEEEEDDGDN; encoded by the exons ATCTTTGATAAGGCGCTCGATGAACCAAAGTACAGTTCTATGTACGCACAGCTGTGCAAGCGGCTGTCCGACGAAGCTCCAAACTTTGAACCTCAGAAACCAAACGTTGAAGGTCAAAAACCCCAAAGCACATTTAAACAGCTGTTACTTAACAAGTGCAAGCTCGAGTTTGAAAATCGATCAAAGGCTCACGAGGCATTCGATGGTCAGGATGATTTGGCcccggaggaggaggagctcCGTCAGTTGGCAAAACGCAAGATGCTCGGTAACATCAAATTCATCGGGGAGTTGGGAAAATTGGAAATCGTATCGGAATCTATCCTACACCTGTGCATTCGGCAGTTACTGCCGGAGAGACGGAGGGGGGGATCCAGGGGGGACATGGCCAAGGATATCGAATGTCTGTGCCAGATTATGCGTACTTGCGGACGCATTCTGGACTCGGACAAGGCCCGTGGTCTCATGAATCAGTACTTCAGACGCATGAGCGTCTTGGCAGAGAGCAGCGACCTACCCCTGCGCATCCGTTTTATGTTACGCGATGTCATTGAGTTGCGTCGCGATGGCTGGGTGCCACGAAAGGCTACCAGTACCGAGGGACCTATGCCCATCAATCTGATCCGCAATGACAACGATGACTCGTCTAGGGGTGGCGGTTATCACAGGCGAGACGATCGCCCTAGCAGCGACATCTTTAGGAAAATGCGAGGCCTTGACGATATGTTGAGTAGTATCTCACTAAGCTCCCATTCCTTCAGCATAGGACCCGCACCGTTTAGTTCTAATGGCTATTCGGGACCTGGTAACGTCGGCTACGGACGACACAACCAGCGCAATCAACCCAACCATTACCAAAATCAGAATCGTCATCAGAACAATTACCAGGGGAAGCACAATCACAATCAGCAACAACAGAACTCTCCCCATAATTACAACAACA ATGGTAACAAAGAGCAGTCTAGATTGAATAGGAAGATACTGATAAAACAACACTCAGAGGAAGTGTCTCTTAGGCCTGCAGCCAATTCAATGGTATTCAGCGCCAACATGAAGCCTCCAAACTTACCTCTGAACAGCA GGATAGGTCTCTTCCCAGGACATGCATCTGAGGCTTTGCTCGCATCGGCTGGTTCTCTAAAGGCTAGCCCACCGTTGCTGCACAAGGATCCGTCACCGGCGATTGTGATCAAGCAGGGTCCGGTAGAGAAACGTGACAAAGTACGCGACAGAAAGGATAAGGGACCTTCCAAGGAGGAGgtgttgaagaaaatgaacGCTCTTATGGACGAATACGTTAATCATGGAAATGTCCAGGATGCGTTAACGGCTTTCAAGGATCACAAAGTACCAGAAAGATTCTTACGTCACGTCATCTATGTATTTTATTCCAACACGCTCGATCGAGGTGATACGGAGCGCGAACTTGCCGGCAAGTTTGTTGTCGAATTGAAGAAGGAAGGGCTTGTTAACGGGCAACAGATACTCGAGGGATGGAAGGAACTCGTCAGCAGTATGGACGAGAGGGAGAGCACCATCCCATGCGTAGCATCTCACGTCGCCTCCATTACAGCTAAAACTATAGTTGACAATCTCATGCAGCTGACTGATCTCGCTTCAGTAACGGAGAACGGGCAACATCATCCTCTCTTCCTTTTGACTCTCCAGCAGTTGCACAAGACTCAGGGAAAAGCTAGGCTCATGCAGATATTCAACGAAAGTAAGGTCAACCTGATGAGTCAGCTGCCAGAGGTGGAGAAGACTAAGGAAAGGCTCGGCAAGATCCTTGAGGATAGGGAATTGACGTTTCTCTACCCTCTGCTCAGGATCCAAAGGGAGATAGGGAGACAACTCGAGTCTGATCCCAGCCCTAACGCCCTATACAAGTGGATCAAGGAGAAACTTGACCCTTCGCATCACTCCGATCCAAGCTTCATCAATGCTCTGATCACTGTGCTCCTCAAATATATCACACAG GAGACAACATTAGGTCCGGGTGTCGACCCAGAGTCCCCCGTGGACAAGGCTCTAGCGGAGAAAGAACGTGCGTTGTTAGAAAAGTACGGCCGCGTTCTCGAGTCCTTCCTACCGACCATCGATTCTCAAGTGACTGCCGTTCACGCTCTTCAGGTATTCTGCTATTCGCACAAATTCCCCAAGGGGATGTTACTGCGATGGTTCATAGCTCTTTACGAAATGGAAGTCGTCGACGAGGAGGCCTTCATGAAGTGGAAGGAGGATGTTACCGATGATTATCCTGGCAAAGGACAAGCCCTCTTCCAG GTAAATTCCTGGCTGACATGGCTTCAGGACGCATCTtcggaagaggaggaggatgacGGGGACAACTAA